TCTCTCTGCAGGTATCCTGAGGTGAGCAGGCGCAGGTACACCACCACATAGTCGGACACGTTCTGGTCATTGAAGGAGTTCAGCAGCTCCTGAAGGCTCGGCTGTTTCTCACAAAGCTCGATCAGGTCCATGAACTGTCAGGCAAAGTTAGCGATAAAACTGATTAGCTTAACACAACTGGAGATTTATTACTAAAAtctacgattcgattcaaaaacactcaaatcgAAGATTAGAATGCAATGATGTACAGAACTCCTTTCAATTTGAAtacaaaaatcatattttagagaaaaacagactcataaaaatgcatattcttgttcttttattttattcttcttaCAAACTGTTTGAACTAATAAACCAAAATAAGTAGtagtagggatgcaccaaaactAAGGTCAAAAGAAATCTTGCCAATTATTAGAACCATTGCATTTAGGGCTATGCCTGAGTACCAACTTCAATGAAATCAAGGGTGACCAGatccatttttttaatatcagaAAACGGTTAAATATCGTCAGATAGCCGATGCGCTgtctgaccaaaacaaagatggaggTGCAGGAGAATAACTAACGTGAGTGGCTCCACCGAGTTTTgaaagtgcaaggcagtgaagacACCCACTCGTTCGTCGAAGGTAGCCGTTCCCCttaaccctcgtcctttatcccggGTGTGACCGGATGACAGTGTGTCAATGGGACAAGAAGGAAACACCGGCcgtgacagcagcagcaacagcagccgcacgcgcacacacccCGATGAAAGAACACATTTACATACCACGATGATACCCTAGTAGTCCGTCctgatttgtaaattaaacataatgtatgtTTACTGTACACATAGGCATCTATTGGAGTTTTTCCTTTGCAGtctgaccttttatttttcccttaaacttcctaaagaacaacacacacacaattcttaAGGTAAAAGCAAAGTTAGTTTTAATGCTActtctgactctgaatgcattattttgtacttttatattcttaggtgaactttattttggaactttgagttgaagagcaataaacatttattgcaatgttaaggaattcatgttatttttttacattttagatatgtaaatcaacatgtataaattacttttattcaattaatggggagataatagaatcgctagattaatcgtttaaaaaTAATCGGAAATCCCAGCCCTATCTCAGATACAAGCAGTCCATTCCATaatccgctccagcacttctatccagcAGCCTGGCTCCAGCGCAGAGCTGACGTCATCACAACAAGTGCATGTGCTGGGGTATTAAAGTAGCACAGAGTAGGATGAGCATTGGTCGTTTGGACATTGACATTGCAGCTGAGTGCAAAACGTCTCATGCATGGTACAGAACTGGAGAAGTTTAACATAACCAACTTTATCCAACATTTAACAGCGTGAGGATTTCAGCAAAACCACAGCGGTGAGGAAACAAACCTCTGGAGCATCAACCGACCTCTGTGTGAGGCTCCTACTGAATGCAAGAACAATGCTCTAcaataatgtagagccgatcaAGCTCCACtgattattatgtttattttttataattttttccgCACTCTAAGTTGATCTCACTATACAACGGGAAAACAGTAACTGAAGTAAACTTGAATTATTTTGCTTTTTAGaagtataatttgtttttgtgtgtttattgaggttatttagTGGATTTACTTATTTTCAGGGTCTACTAATTAATTTTTCATATAATCTATTCAAGTGTATGCTTATGTTTAATTAAAACGACTGATTAGTTTGCACTTTAAAgatatttgtattaaaaaaatgtttttttgagaTTATCACACACAATAACGTTAGGGCTGATTACAGTGCAGTTCTGTGTAAGTATCTCtatccatttttaaaaatgaaggaaaattaGACATTATCAAGGCTTTATTATTTACGAAGCTCCCCTCCGTCCGATTGTGCTGGAACCTAAAATAAACTGGGGAAAAAGCCCATCGGCAAGTCCACTGAGCAGAAACTCATAGCCAGCATAAAGGTAGAAAAATGCAGGGCCGGATGCTGAAGGGCCTCCTCTGAGCCCTAGGAGCTTGACTGGGTTTGGATGACTCACACATATTTGGGTAATGGTGCGTGCTAAAGCATCCACAGGTGGTTTCCTCCTCATCAATCTGTTCACATATTCCATCAATCCATTTGTAAGTAGCCAGTGATTTATCCACAGCCTTAAAGTGGAGTGGTGTTCAAGGGAAAAGTCATACATTAGCTACAGTAATTAGTTAGGAAGAGCACAGCACTCACAGTGTTGTGAAAGTCTTCAATGGTGAACTCTGTGAAGCCTTCATTAACCAGGTCCAGCTTACTTTTAGCTGCCACTGCTTTGAACCTAGAAACAGATAACCATGTATTTAGTTAGCATTAAAGAAAACACACTCAACAAACACCTTTTAAgctttatgctgcgttcacatcgAATGCGACTTCTGCAGCCCCGGATGCATCTGCCGCAGAAACGTACCGCAGGATCAAagaatgtccccattcgcttcgtatgcacgtctgaagcgaagccccgcccaccagcaacacatccatctcggtgagtttcactgcctgctgaagcgaggagctacgctcctttttctcctcttataaacataaaccaccagtgtggttgattagcagctaatgttATCCTAGCTCAGTtatgactttcaaagatgaaaactacagagagaacttttatctGCTgttaccacctcctcgctgattctcctccacgccaaatccttcctagtccggttcTGGTTATAAAGGCCTTATAAAGCTCCAgatggtcacacacagcttctactccatggttgaatgggtgaacagaccggtgttcgTGTTGAcgacctgacgtcatcgtcagcAAAAACTCTGATTGGCTTCATCATGCGGAACAGtcacaggagttcaatatttttaactcttgCAAATGTGCGGATAAATCGGGAGTGCACTcacacggccaacgctcttgacgtgcAGATCAGACCGCACcggaaagatttcgcatctgggaaGCATCTAtttattgactttgtatgtaatctggatgtaCGGACATTTGGTGACGCTTccggtgtgaacacagcattagagCTTTCCACACAGGCAGATGTGTAGAAACTGTACGAAGGTAGATACTCTAGAAAGTGATGTGAGCTTGCAAAATgtgatgtgagagcttgtagaatgtgatgtctcatatttttatgagacggttcacatacatgttcattgttttattgcttcgtcacattatacagattgtatattatgtaaaatacattaaccgcttggccactgcatcagctgtcagctctTGATTATCATTTCCACATAGCATttacgaggaggaggaggaggaggaggaggaagaggaagagcacAAATCAGTTTGGCTAcagacgtctcgcaaaatgtgttgcaaaactcacaCGAGAAAAgtgtttgtgcatctgtagcaGCAGATACgagaagttgtaaccggagagttgtggttgCTAACAATCATTTatgcaagtaattaaaaaaaacgtgaaaatgaataaatgttgggTTACAAGTTTGCGGCTGTAATTTTTAGTGTAAACATTAGTCTATACATATTTtccccatcatttgtgacattaaatttatttcacacgaGTGGATTTTTTATGCACAAGCTCAtatctacaagctctcacattttgcaacatatctaactTCATAAAATGGCCTATGTTCTAAACAGACTTGatcataaatgataaattcGTAAGCACTCATCCCTGTGACACCAACCTCTGAAGTTCTTTGCTGTCATCTAACAGGGACTCGAGATGTGCGAAGCCGAAAGCTCTGTAGAAACAGTTTCCATCGGGCCGTGTCTTTCGAATGTacgagtattttttgtgtaggTCCTGAAGCAACACAAAAATCATAATTCATCATTATGTGATCATTTCACTCTGAAATGATGGTTATAATAGGAGTACAGGGCTGTGGCCTGAGAGTAGAGCACTTGcggcgggggggggggctgaCCTTGATCTTGAGCTGATACACTGAGTCCTCCTCTGCGTACTCTCTCTGCAGCACTGTCAGCTCTTGTCTGTCAGACACTAAAGGGTTACTGTTGGctatctgcacacacacacgcacacacacacacacacacacacacacacacagagagagagagacagagaaggAGAATGAGAACATGCACTGTTAGCAAATCACAGGTGGACTCTGCTGGGATGCTATTTGACGCAGACCCCCCACTGTAAGTTACTCATGTTGTGGAAAAACTGCATCTGCACAGTTCTTCTTCAATCtgctgatcatttaaaaaaaaaaaacattgatgcaaacatttctatttatgtattgacattttttaaatttctttattCAATCCTTATTTTTCCAAAAGGTATTTTTTGGATCTCCTACATAACAATAATCGTAAAGCAAGTGGCCATGTGCATTTGATGCATCTAGTTGTGTTTTTAGCATTCAGAAGTTAATTGAGACAATAAGACTGGTCATAAATCAAAAGATAatatacattttgaattttggTTAAATCTCACTTCAGCGTGAGGACATTAGACAAATTTCTTGACAGAAATTACCACACTTTTTTAGTGCCAAAATTCAAAAATGCTCTCtggattttaaattatttttggcagtcttcagaaaaaaaaaaacagaacaaaaaacacaattgtcCAACTAATCAGCCGAAAGCATGTAGGTTAAAGCAACACACACCTACCCcatcacataaaaacaaaacaaggctctccagataatatcacacaaaaaaaaatgatgaaactaATACGactatttttacaatacacattcaatatatatatatatattacagcttttttatatacaatttatacatgcacatcaaacatatacatatacatttatgtGCATAATATTGATAATTTACTATTTAATACACtactaaacacatttaaaaaataaagaatggtAATATATAAATTCATAATATGCTCAATAATGCTGTATCATCACAACATGCTACAACAG
This window of the Gouania willdenowi chromosome 18, fGouWil2.1, whole genome shotgun sequence genome carries:
- the otub1b gene encoding ubiquitin thioesterase OTUB1b — translated: MRSHRRRKQTWTAKMAEEQQESSQGEVEGVNCLAYDEAIIAQQDRIQQEIANSNPLVSDRQELTVLQREYAEEDSVYQLKIKDLHKKYSYIRKTRPDGNCFYRAFGFAHLESLLDDSKELQRFKAVAAKSKLDLVNEGFTEFTIEDFHNTFMDLIELCEKQPSLQELLNSFNDQNVSDYVVVYLRLLTSGYLQREHVFFQHFIEGGRSVKEFCQQEVEPMSKESDHIHIIALAQALNVSILVEYMDRGEGGTVNHHVFPEGGDPRIFLLYRPGHYDILYK